In one window of Leptospira sp. WS92.C1 DNA:
- a CDS encoding ankyrin repeat domain-containing protein translates to MQEIFQAIAGGLKSKVIGLLKRDPTLFQSITEEGITPVLFSLYYGKLEMSKEIYQISPHKNLFEAVALGDFEETKRLVSDFPDEMNSFSKDGWSALHLAAYFGHLEITKFLIASGADLGLTSKSKLSYGNTALHSAIATGKKEIIELLLEKGADANAIQNPGNISPLHIAASRSGSIEIIRLLLEKGADKTKMNSEEQTPYAIALERGNEAEAEELKV, encoded by the coding sequence ATGCAGGAAATTTTTCAGGCGATAGCGGGCGGGCTGAAATCCAAAGTGATTGGTCTTTTGAAACGGGACCCTACTTTGTTCCAAAGTATAACGGAGGAAGGAATCACTCCTGTTTTGTTTTCGCTCTACTATGGAAAACTGGAGATGTCCAAAGAAATCTATCAGATCAGTCCCCACAAAAACCTTTTTGAAGCCGTCGCTCTTGGGGATTTCGAAGAGACAAAACGATTGGTCTCAGACTTTCCCGATGAAATGAATTCTTTCTCTAAGGACGGATGGTCCGCATTGCATCTCGCTGCTTACTTTGGCCATCTGGAAATTACGAAATTCTTAATTGCATCGGGTGCGGATCTTGGTCTCACTTCCAAAAGTAAATTGTCTTACGGAAATACGGCTCTTCATTCCGCGATTGCAACCGGAAAAAAAGAAATCATCGAACTGCTTTTAGAAAAAGGAGCCGACGCAAACGCGATTCAAAATCCGGGAAACATCAGTCCTTTGCATATCGCTGCGAGCCGCTCCGGGAGTATAGAAATCATTCGACTATTACTCGAGAAAGGTGCGGACAAAACGAAGATGAATTCGGAAGAACAAACTCCGTATGCGATTGCTTTGGAAAGAGGAAACGAAGCCGAGGCGGAAGAGTTGAAAGTTTGA
- a CDS encoding YncE family protein, with protein sequence MKKRLKILTLFFFLNVSCQDIQRPSFISLLLAQSLPGNIGVATTDFGGGGRFKVVNPSLLYSYPGLTPIHSDAVVRFGIGRVFVLNGLNRDSIQVLEPNYGFITSGELSLGPKVNPVDMEFAGPSKAYVTLYGSHRLLIVDPTYLSVIGSIDLGAYAEPFSLGGSPDGNPEMKGMKIVGDSLFVCLQRLDRNDPSGYFPPNTNSLLLEINILTDTVTGVYPFPSANPVGKPQLVDLFGEPHLIFATPARMGFLSQIDGGVSAFRLSARTFVSRLLYSEVIAGGDILGVQIKSDTIGYVSVLDSGFNKTLQVFNPSNGAKLGTLLSITSSYDASLSSILLASDRILYAGNTQFQQPGVSMFDTERGDALLTPTPISVDLQPYDIIELK encoded by the coding sequence ATGAAGAAACGATTGAAAATTCTTACTCTATTCTTTTTTTTGAATGTGTCTTGTCAGGATATCCAAAGACCTTCGTTTATAAGTCTTCTGCTCGCACAAAGTCTTCCGGGAAATATCGGAGTCGCCACGACCGATTTCGGAGGAGGAGGAAGGTTTAAGGTAGTCAATCCCTCCTTACTCTACAGTTATCCCGGTCTGACTCCGATTCATTCGGATGCGGTTGTTCGTTTTGGAATCGGAAGAGTTTTTGTTTTAAACGGACTCAATCGGGACAGCATTCAAGTTCTCGAACCGAACTACGGTTTTATCACGAGCGGCGAATTGTCTCTCGGACCCAAGGTCAATCCCGTGGATATGGAATTTGCGGGGCCCTCCAAAGCATACGTGACTCTCTACGGATCTCATCGTCTTTTGATCGTGGACCCGACGTATCTTTCCGTAATCGGTTCCATCGATTTGGGGGCTTATGCGGAACCCTTTTCACTCGGCGGTTCTCCGGACGGCAACCCCGAGATGAAAGGGATGAAAATTGTGGGTGACTCTCTTTTTGTTTGTCTTCAAAGATTGGATCGAAACGATCCTTCCGGATATTTTCCGCCTAACACGAATTCGCTTTTATTGGAAATCAATATTCTCACGGATACGGTTACGGGAGTGTATCCGTTTCCAAGCGCCAATCCTGTGGGAAAACCTCAGCTCGTGGATCTCTTTGGAGAACCGCATCTTATCTTTGCCACTCCCGCGAGAATGGGATTTTTAAGTCAGATCGACGGAGGTGTGAGCGCTTTTCGTTTATCCGCTCGAACCTTTGTTTCAAGACTGTTGTATTCGGAGGTGATTGCGGGAGGAGATATTCTCGGTGTTCAAATCAAATCGGATACGATAGGATACGTTTCGGTTCTGGATTCTGGATTTAATAAGACATTACAAGTTTTTAATCCGAGTAATGGAGCAAAGCTCGGCACCTTATTGTCGATTACTTCGAGTTATGACGCGAGTCTTTCGAGTATTCTTCTCGCATCCGATCGGATTTTATATGCTGGAAATACTCAGTTTCAGCAACCCGGAGTTTCCATGTTTGATACCGAAAGAGGGGACGCTCTCTTGACGCCGACCCCGATCTCTGTCGATTTGCAACCGTATGATATCATCGAATTGAAATAA
- a CDS encoding TonB-dependent receptor plug domain-containing protein encodes MKFFKHIHLLKYSIILLLLSRTLYAQEIQNSSSNPQKAETVQVVAKAPDSGSENFRSNPSGFQSSIKLDETSARYTSLPEVLEREAGLRVRSFGGLGSYSTLSIRGTNPNQSRIYLDGIPINNSQGGEVNLADLPFDSLESVEVYRSGNPIGFSGSAIGGSVNLVTRKDSGKPKTRINLGGGSFNTGKASVSHTGTYKGIGTSFLALGEKSDQNFSFYNDHGTVVLNTLDDTVDRRKNAAFERAALFGTVKYQIGKTELKFLNDFNHRIHGLPGPGANQTNRVHRKYDRYTGSFATDTKELLGDFLRLETRTFYTAAKDDLYDPGSEFSKGAPNSKAEIRQIGIQLVPTLYLTDYYQIIRGFASLEKESFDRERMTSSNFTTRTERLKERTYSSFRLEDEIRLFDAKVLLIPSVTWDHYKDRFSSEEPWYRKQDPLAGDQKKTTFTNPKFGFVWKLFEKETWDLQFQTNVSKQYRIPSFMEMFGEQGTVIANSNLKPEQSVNGDVGFVFKTNHPVLKMKTSVSYFSKDLKDMILFLPNSQFTLRPENVDSAKIQGVEFSHREDWKYGFKFLFNYTYQNAINTSSAPYLNGKILPLRPKHEFSSTISWKGKRLETGIELLYIGAVFRDRTNEYINYIPARQIWNYFFTWILDSEPGESSKDSFGNLKEVSPSKEFLLTFEVKNFTDRRISDLIGYPLPGRSWYMTLSMRF; translated from the coding sequence ATGAAATTTTTTAAACACATTCATCTTTTAAAATATTCTATTATTCTTTTGTTGTTATCTCGGACTCTTTATGCCCAGGAGATTCAAAATTCTTCTTCAAATCCCCAGAAAGCGGAGACCGTCCAGGTTGTCGCTAAGGCTCCGGATTCCGGCTCGGAAAACTTCCGTTCCAATCCGAGCGGATTCCAATCTTCAATCAAATTGGATGAAACTTCTGCACGTTATACATCCTTGCCTGAGGTTCTGGAACGAGAAGCGGGTTTGAGGGTTCGTTCTTTCGGGGGGCTCGGGTCGTATTCCACGCTTTCAATACGGGGAACCAATCCGAATCAATCTAGAATTTATCTCGATGGAATTCCAATCAACAATTCTCAGGGAGGGGAGGTCAACCTTGCGGATCTTCCTTTTGATAGTTTGGAGAGTGTGGAAGTCTATCGTTCCGGAAATCCGATTGGATTTTCAGGTTCCGCGATCGGAGGTTCGGTCAATCTTGTCACCCGTAAGGATTCCGGAAAACCGAAAACAAGAATCAACTTGGGTGGCGGTTCTTTCAATACCGGAAAGGCGAGCGTTTCTCATACCGGAACTTATAAGGGAATCGGAACCAGCTTTCTGGCTCTCGGTGAAAAATCGGATCAAAATTTTTCCTTTTATAACGATCACGGAACCGTCGTACTAAACACGTTAGACGATACTGTAGATCGAAGAAAAAATGCCGCGTTTGAAAGAGCCGCGCTTTTCGGAACCGTAAAATATCAGATCGGAAAAACGGAACTCAAATTTTTAAACGATTTCAATCATAGAATTCACGGACTTCCGGGTCCGGGTGCCAACCAGACCAATCGGGTTCATAGAAAATACGATCGTTATACCGGTTCTTTTGCGACGGACACTAAGGAATTGCTCGGCGATTTTTTGCGTTTGGAAACCAGAACTTTTTATACAGCCGCAAAAGACGATCTTTACGATCCCGGTTCCGAATTTTCAAAAGGGGCCCCCAATTCAAAGGCGGAGATCCGGCAAATCGGAATTCAATTGGTTCCGACCTTGTATCTTACGGATTACTATCAAATCATCCGCGGTTTTGCTTCCTTGGAAAAAGAATCCTTTGATCGGGAGAGAATGACATCTTCCAATTTTACTACGAGAACGGAACGCTTGAAGGAAAGAACGTATTCTTCCTTTCGTCTCGAAGACGAGATCCGGCTTTTTGACGCAAAGGTTCTTTTGATTCCTTCCGTTACCTGGGATCATTATAAGGATCGATTTTCTTCCGAGGAACCTTGGTATCGAAAGCAGGATCCTCTTGCGGGAGATCAGAAAAAAACTACATTCACAAATCCTAAATTTGGTTTTGTCTGGAAGTTGTTCGAAAAAGAAACCTGGGATCTTCAGTTTCAAACGAATGTTTCCAAACAGTATCGAATTCCCTCATTTATGGAAATGTTCGGAGAACAGGGGACCGTCATCGCCAACTCGAATCTGAAACCGGAACAAAGCGTAAACGGGGACGTGGGTTTCGTGTTCAAAACAAATCATCCCGTTTTAAAAATGAAAACGAGCGTTTCCTATTTTTCAAAAGATCTAAAGGATATGATTTTGTTTCTTCCGAATTCTCAATTTACTCTAAGACCCGAAAACGTGGATTCCGCAAAAATCCAAGGTGTGGAATTTTCTCACAGAGAGGATTGGAAATACGGCTTTAAGTTTTTATTCAATTACACCTATCAAAATGCGATCAATACTTCGAGCGCTCCGTATCTCAACGGAAAAATTCTTCCCTTAAGACCGAAACACGAATTTTCGAGCACGATCTCCTGGAAAGGAAAGAGACTGGAAACCGGAATCGAGTTATTATATATCGGTGCGGTGTTTCGAGATCGAACAAACGAATATATCAATTACATTCCCGCAAGACAGATCTGGAATTATTTTTTCACCTGGATTCTTGATTCGGAACCTGGCGAATCTTCCAAGGATTCTTTCGGAAATTTAAAAGAAGTTTCTCCCTCTAAAGAATTTCTTCTTACTTTCGAAGTGAAAAATTTTACGGATCGAAGAATTTCCGATCTCATCGGTTATCCTCTTCCCGGTAGAAGTTGGTATATGACTTTGAGTATGAGGTTTTGA
- a CDS encoding DUF1564 domain-containing protein — protein MGKIYLHTEQKIQSALFESGTRVETILFPESYFNALTLEQRKALPKRILPLLKRYQKLMLSQRRINSKAGKTLYQKPQGMVRVNMRINTGAWAILGAISAAHGVSRCFMVNYLLWLDDSEVGDSIEQALNVGCPTFHNIYSYIWHLDLTKNSITRRIEFNPNPLWTTKADHFSQ, from the coding sequence ATGGGAAAGATTTATTTACATACGGAGCAAAAGATTCAATCGGCTTTGTTCGAATCCGGAACCAGGGTCGAGACCATTCTGTTTCCGGAATCGTATTTCAACGCATTGACCTTGGAACAAAGAAAAGCGCTTCCGAAACGGATTCTACCTTTGTTGAAACGATATCAGAAGTTGATGTTGTCCCAAAGGAGAATCAATTCCAAGGCCGGAAAAACCTTGTATCAAAAACCGCAGGGAATGGTCCGGGTCAATATGAGAATCAATACTGGTGCTTGGGCGATTCTCGGTGCAATTTCGGCTGCTCACGGTGTTTCCCGTTGTTTTATGGTGAATTATCTGTTGTGGCTGGACGATTCCGAAGTCGGGGATTCTATCGAGCAAGCCTTGAATGTGGGATGTCCAACCTTCCACAATATTTACAGTTATATCTGGCACCTCGATCTCACCAAAAACAGCATCACTCGAAGGATCGAGTTTAATCCAAACCCGCTTTGGACAACAAAAGCCGATCATTTTTCACAGTAA